From one Lycium barbarum isolate Lr01 chromosome 6, ASM1917538v2, whole genome shotgun sequence genomic stretch:
- the LOC132643929 gene encoding uncharacterized protein LOC132643929 has protein sequence MDKAIYPHTWPSSTSSLQADWEVNASFSFLIFDQIHDNYNLLREMERRFRNIQTEWGFSICISHATFKDPSSGYLGIGECLSSLNDIEPYKHERKISEFTKLKNEVCSKEFTVGDCKWKLSLYPKGNSGQNGQNISVFLESVDAERFDCQKKVNSMILKRASLLMIAALCKLMFL, from the exons ATGGACAAGGCCATATATCCGCACACTTGGCCATCATCGACAAGCTCCCTTCAAGCTGATTGGGAGGTGAATGCCTCATTTAGCTTCTTGATATTTGATCAGATTCATGACAACTATAATCTATTGAGAG AGATGGAGCGGCGTTTCCGCAATATCCAGACTGAATGGGGTTTCTCAATTTGTATATCTCATGCAACATTCAAAGATCCCTCTAGTGGTTACCTT GGAATAGGTGAATGTTTGTCCTCATTGAATGACATTGAGCCTTATAAGCACGAAAGGAAGATTTCTGAATTCACAAAATTAAAGAATGAAGTGTGTTCTAAAGAGTTTACTGTTGGGGATTGTAAATG GAAACTTTCGTTATATCCTAAAGGTAATAGTGGACAAAATGGCCAGAACATCTCCGTCTTTCTTGAATCAGTTGATGCTGAAAGATTTGACTGCCAAAAAAAGGTGAACTCAATGATCCTAAAAAGGGCTTCCTTGTTGATGATTGCTGCATTGTGCAAGCTGATGTTTCTGTAG
- the LOC132599636 gene encoding uncharacterized protein LOC132599636 isoform X2, producing the protein MAQKIKVVLVSGIVLYFASIFLFNDPNCSLHSSRFTSTPQFGHDSNPTNLSHLLFGLLGSQEAWHYRKEYIESWWRPNKTRGYLFLDVAPKGDDLLPWSSFSPPYRVSDNITQLLEETKHVAPTMARMVHGIMEVFREEHEGMRWVVMGDDDSVFFVDNIVDVLVQYDHTKYYYLGGQSEYLLSNYWYSFNQAFGGAGFILSYPLAKAMSKYVESCLRRYPFLRSADQITMVCISDVGVTLTPLKGSHQIDLRGDISGLLSSHPKAPLMSLHHLDAADPIFPSMDRLQSVSHLMKAANLDQSRLLQQVICYNRPSNWSFSISWGYSVHIYENILPRSHLQLPIETFQPWGVTPKDPPYYLLNTRFPTNDSCEAPHVFFMENVEKTKKNEILTTYSRSSPRGLLACSYSGNHSADYISKIEVYSPRRKRIEMDRCECCDVMHKRGTNKAKVKLRECHMDEIIA; encoded by the exons ATGGCTCAAAAAATCAA AGTCGTGCTGGTTTCAGGGATTGTTCTTTACTTTGCTTCAATTTTCCTATTCAATGATCCCAATTGTTCTTTACATTCCTCAAGATTTACAAGTACCCCACAATTTGGTCATGATTCTAATCCTACAAATCTTAGCCATCTTCTTTTTGGACTTCTTGGTTCTCAAGAAGCATGGCACTATAGGAAAGAATACATTGAATCATGGTGGAGGCCAAATAAAACGCGCGGTTATCTCTTTCTTGATGTGGCTCCAAAGGGCGACGATCTTTTGCCATGGTCCTCGTTTTCCCCTCCTTATAGAGTATCCGATAACATCACTCAATTACTTGAAGAAACTAAACATGTCGCGCCAACTATGGCTCGTATGGTGCATGGGATAATGGAGGTCTTTAGGGAGGAACACGAAGGCATGAGATGGGTAGTTATGGGAGATGATGATTCAGTATTTTTTGTGGATAATATTGTTGATGTTCTTGTGCAATATGATCACACGAAATACTACTATTTAGGTGGTCAATCAGAGTATTTATTGTCGAATTATTGGTACTCATTTAATCAAGCTTTTGGTGGAGCTGGATTTATTTTGAGTTACCCTTTGGCAAAAGCAATGTCTAAGTATGTAGAAAGTTGCTTGAGGAGATATCCTTTCTTGAGATCTGCTGATCAAATAACTATGGTTTGCATATCTGATGTTGGAGTCACTCTTACTCCTCTTAAAGGTAGTCACCAG ATAGATTTGCGCGGTGATATATCTGGTTTATTATCGTCCCACCCAAAAGCTCCTTTGATGTCTCTTCACCATCTAGATGCCGCGGACCCTATTTTCCCTTCAATGGACAGACTTCAATCGGTAAGCCACCTTATGAAGGCGGCAAATTTAGATCAATCTCGCCTGTTACAACAAGTTATCTGCTACAACAGGCCTAGCAATTGGTCATTTTCGATTTCATGGGGTTACTCGGTACACATTTATGAGAACATTTTGCCTAGGAGCCATTTACAATTACCTATTGAAACATTTCAACCTTGGGGAGTTACTCCTAAAGACCCTCCATATTACTTGTTAAATACAAGGTTCCCTACAAATGATTCTTGTGAAGCTCCTCATGTTTTCTTCATGGAAAATGtagagaaaacaaagaaaaatgaaATCCTTACTACGTATTCGCGGTCATCGCCTCGAGGATTGTTGGCTTGTTCATACAGTGGTAACCATTCTGCAGATTATATCTCCAAGATTGAAGTCTACTCTCCAAGAAGGAAACGAATAGAG ATGGACAGATGCGAGTGTTGTGACGTGATGCACAAAAGAGGCACCAACAAGGCAAAGGTTAAACTCAGGGAATGTCATATGGATGAGATAATTGCTTAG
- the LOC132599636 gene encoding uncharacterized protein LOC132599636 isoform X1 produces MMMASNNGMKLKLFASTVSLLPLVVLVSGIVLYFASIFLFNDPNCSLHSSRFTSTPQFGHDSNPTNLSHLLFGLLGSQEAWHYRKEYIESWWRPNKTRGYLFLDVAPKGDDLLPWSSFSPPYRVSDNITQLLEETKHVAPTMARMVHGIMEVFREEHEGMRWVVMGDDDSVFFVDNIVDVLVQYDHTKYYYLGGQSEYLLSNYWYSFNQAFGGAGFILSYPLAKAMSKYVESCLRRYPFLRSADQITMVCISDVGVTLTPLKGSHQIDLRGDISGLLSSHPKAPLMSLHHLDAADPIFPSMDRLQSVSHLMKAANLDQSRLLQQVICYNRPSNWSFSISWGYSVHIYENILPRSHLQLPIETFQPWGVTPKDPPYYLLNTRFPTNDSCEAPHVFFMENVEKTKKNEILTTYSRSSPRGLLACSYSGNHSADYISKIEVYSPRRKRIEMDRCECCDVMHKRGTNKAKVKLRECHMDEIIA; encoded by the exons ATGATGATGGCTTCGAACAATGGAATGAAATTGAAATTATTTGCCTCCACTGTATCACTTCTTCCCCT AGTCGTGCTGGTTTCAGGGATTGTTCTTTACTTTGCTTCAATTTTCCTATTCAATGATCCCAATTGTTCTTTACATTCCTCAAGATTTACAAGTACCCCACAATTTGGTCATGATTCTAATCCTACAAATCTTAGCCATCTTCTTTTTGGACTTCTTGGTTCTCAAGAAGCATGGCACTATAGGAAAGAATACATTGAATCATGGTGGAGGCCAAATAAAACGCGCGGTTATCTCTTTCTTGATGTGGCTCCAAAGGGCGACGATCTTTTGCCATGGTCCTCGTTTTCCCCTCCTTATAGAGTATCCGATAACATCACTCAATTACTTGAAGAAACTAAACATGTCGCGCCAACTATGGCTCGTATGGTGCATGGGATAATGGAGGTCTTTAGGGAGGAACACGAAGGCATGAGATGGGTAGTTATGGGAGATGATGATTCAGTATTTTTTGTGGATAATATTGTTGATGTTCTTGTGCAATATGATCACACGAAATACTACTATTTAGGTGGTCAATCAGAGTATTTATTGTCGAATTATTGGTACTCATTTAATCAAGCTTTTGGTGGAGCTGGATTTATTTTGAGTTACCCTTTGGCAAAAGCAATGTCTAAGTATGTAGAAAGTTGCTTGAGGAGATATCCTTTCTTGAGATCTGCTGATCAAATAACTATGGTTTGCATATCTGATGTTGGAGTCACTCTTACTCCTCTTAAAGGTAGTCACCAG ATAGATTTGCGCGGTGATATATCTGGTTTATTATCGTCCCACCCAAAAGCTCCTTTGATGTCTCTTCACCATCTAGATGCCGCGGACCCTATTTTCCCTTCAATGGACAGACTTCAATCGGTAAGCCACCTTATGAAGGCGGCAAATTTAGATCAATCTCGCCTGTTACAACAAGTTATCTGCTACAACAGGCCTAGCAATTGGTCATTTTCGATTTCATGGGGTTACTCGGTACACATTTATGAGAACATTTTGCCTAGGAGCCATTTACAATTACCTATTGAAACATTTCAACCTTGGGGAGTTACTCCTAAAGACCCTCCATATTACTTGTTAAATACAAGGTTCCCTACAAATGATTCTTGTGAAGCTCCTCATGTTTTCTTCATGGAAAATGtagagaaaacaaagaaaaatgaaATCCTTACTACGTATTCGCGGTCATCGCCTCGAGGATTGTTGGCTTGTTCATACAGTGGTAACCATTCTGCAGATTATATCTCCAAGATTGAAGTCTACTCTCCAAGAAGGAAACGAATAGAG ATGGACAGATGCGAGTGTTGTGACGTGATGCACAAAAGAGGCACCAACAAGGCAAAGGTTAAACTCAGGGAATGTCATATGGATGAGATAATTGCTTAG